One window from the genome of Lachancea thermotolerans CBS 6340 chromosome B complete sequence encodes:
- the POM34 gene encoding Pom34p (weakly similar to uniprot|Q7LGY6 Saccharomyces cerevisiae YLR018C POM34 nuclear pore integral membrane protein), translated as MSNSAMDNSFEPSSSNSAFSALYRRDFGNAMNSSTVPRKMFSTPVKPVTQERFASVREKVVRESPYLYKSKILSSPVKDGKRVSKSVGGTPLARPTVFQKSRPTSSESTSNETEAKGTVASENTESVLGGFENPVLAQYSCRIVNKELETRKIISNLLAVLVWNLALKFLSLYLDHTLHGAGFSKRVAKWVQETLVYRINPYADFEHSRWARLITLANVSHIFHLIIFYNVTVSLWRLLVKSQNVKIDDLHLNQRQKQLLGLSDQTQTSSALPRVVLAASPQEPLSKPTSLASSPHKASAPPVFLFKSLQTPLKSKERAAAAERAGVRSERAPKINAFGDLRSSVLKKSSLTPSHVSSGLLPTAMNRTGYIPSSKYAYMRDSPSPRKTM; from the coding sequence ATGTCGAATTCAGCGATGGACAATAGTTTTGAGCCTAGTTCATCAAATTCAGCCTTTTCGGCACTGTATCGAAGAGATTTTGGAAACGCGATGAATTCATCAACCGTACCACGCAAAATGTTCTCAACGCCAGTGAAACCGGTGACGCAGGAGCGCTTCGCCAGTGTGAGGGAAAAAGTGGTGAGGGAATCGCCCTATTTGTACAAAAGCAAGATACTATCAAGCCCAGTCAAGGACGGAAAGCGAGTCTCCAAAAGCGTGGGCGGAACGCCTCTTGCAAGGCCTACAGTGTTCCAAAAATCCAGACCCACAAGCTCAGAATCAACTTCGAACGAAACAGAAGCTAAGGGAACAGTAGCATCTGAGAACACGGAGAGCGTCTTGGGGGGGTTCGAAAACCCCGTGCTTGCTCAATATTCATGCAGGATCGTTAACAAAGAGCTCGAGACCCGCAAaataatttcaaatttACTTGCTGTGCTTGTTTGGAATCTGGCGTTGAAGTTTCTAAGCTTGTACCTCGACCATACCTTACATGGAGCTGGTTTCAGCAAGCGGGTCGCAAAATGGGTGCAAGAAACTTTAGTGTATCGTATTAATCCATATGCAGATTTCGAGCACTCAAGATGGGCGCGGCTAATCACACTTGCCAATGTTTCTCATATATTCCATCTGATTATCTTCTACAATGTTACTGTCTCATTGTGGAGGCTCCTTGTCAAATCCCAGAATGTCAAGATTGATGACCTGCACTTGAACCAGCGCCAGAAACAGCTGCTCGGCCTTTCAGATCAGACACAAACTTCCAGCGCTCTACCGCGCGTCGTGCTTGCAGCCAGTCCTCAAGAACCTTTGTCAAAGCCAACTAGCTTGGCTTCAAGCCCTCACAAAGCTTCAGCGCCGCCAGTTTTTCTATTCAAGTCGCTACAAACGCCTCTAAAATCTAAAGAACGTGCCGCCGCTGCGGAACGCGCTGGCGTAAGAAGTGAACGTGCACCCAAAATAAATGCTTTTGGTGACCTGCGatcttctgttttgaaaaagtcgagCCTGACGCCTTCTCATGTTAGTAGTGGACTGTTACCGACCGCAATGAATCGCACGGGCTATATTCCTAGCAGTAAATATGCATATATGCGCGACTCACCGAGCCCAAGGAAAACGATGTAG